TTGTTTGTGCATAtggttttttgttgcttttttctttgttttttgtctttttagggcctcacccacagcatatggaagtttccaggctatgggtggaatcagagtcttagccactggcccatgctacagccatagcaatgccagatccaagctgcatctgtcacctatgctgcagcttgaggcaacgctgaatgaggccagggatcaaacccacaacctcatggttcttaacctgctgagcctaaaaggaactcccaagggctaagtcatttcctcatttaatccttacatcTATGTGGTTGGTATTATGATCACATTtcataaatggaagaaaatgaggcttaaatttttatttgcttaaaattaCCTagtggagttcctcctgtggtgtagtggtttaagaacctgactacagcagctcaggttgctgtggaggcatgggtttgatccctggcctggcgcagtggggttgaaggatccggcattgcctcaacTGCAACATGGGTCACAGTtgcagcccagattcaatccctggcctgggaacttccacacaccgaGGGtacagccacttaaaaaaaaaaaaaatcacccagctAGAAAATAGTGGAGCCAATACACCAGTTCAGATCTCTTTGATTTAAGCCCAATTATAACCACCAAGATAAAGCACTGCTGCTCTCACGTGCACACTCTATTTCTCTCACCATTCCTCTCTCACCTCTCCTCCTCAGCCTCCTTGCTAGGTCTTCTTCCACCCAACCCTGTAAATACAGATATTCACTAAGATTCTGGCTCTGGCCTTCTTATCCTTCCACTTGTATCAAAGGCTTTTTCACTTCCCAGAATACAATTATTGGCAAAatataccttcaaaatatatccagaatctaatccCTTCTTGTCTTTCTTAACATACAAATTATCATAAAAACTCTTCAGCCCCTGAACCTCATTATAGTTTATTCTCAACAAAGTAGAGTGATCTTTTGATAATTTGAGTCAGAACATGTCATTCCTCTATTTGAAAATCCTCCACTGGTTTCCTATCTCATTAAGGGTCAAAGCCAGAATCTTAATGATCACCTCTAAGGGCCTCTTATAATACTTTGCACAAGGCTCACTCTTTCACTTCCTCCAAGTTTTTGCTTAAACATCACCTTCTCAATGAGGCCTTCCCctagtcatttaaaattataatacccTTCCTCCCACTACACTccctatttctatttttctctacaAATCTTATCACTATTTGATATACTAtaatttttacttacttattgtGCCTTCCCCTAGcaaaatataagctccatgacACAAGTTTTTCTGCTTTGTTCGTTGCTATATGTTCATTACCTATGGTAGCTGGGACACAGTAGgcaattcatatatatttttgaataagtCTCAAACCTTTATTATCAGACTTCTCAGCTCTTGAGCAGGAGACCCACATTCCCAAATGACTACTACTGGTATCTCCTAGTCTATGTCTCAAAGGCACTTATGCCCCAAACTGAACTTTCCTGTGTAAAActggcttctcctcctcctcccaacctAGACTAAAGGTATCACTATTGGGAGTCAACTTTCATTCCTCTCACATCTAACTgacctataaatatttataattctatatcctgggggttcccgtcgtggctcagtgggtaacaaatctgactaggaaccatgaggttgcgggttcaatccctggccttgctcagtgggttaaggatccagtgttgctgtgggctgtggtgtaggttgcagactcggcttggatcccgtgttgctgtggctgtggcgtagtccagaggctacagctcctattcacccccagcctgggaacctccatatgccgcgggagcggcccaagaaatggcaaaaaaagaccaaaaaaaaaaaaattataattctatatcccaaatttatttcaaattcattCCTACTCTAAAAGCTACTATCTTACTTCAAGTCTTAATAAGTTTACTCACCTGATAGTTACTGAGTACCCATTATATATCAAGCATTATCtcagaaaaataatcataaacagaacagaaagagtTCTTGCCCACATAGAGCTTACATTTTAGTAAGGAAACAAGGCAATCAATGATCATATACATgtttaattgattaaaaaaaagaagtacagggAATTCCCTTggggtacagcgggttaaggatccggtgttgtcactgcagcagctcaggtcactgccgtggtgcaggttcaattcccagcccggGAGTTTTCACATGCTATAGTGCAGCCAAAAGTAAATTAGTAGTACAGGGGCCtatgaaagtatttaaaaagtgGTCTGACCTTGTGTATGGACGGACAGAACCTATCCTACCTAACGGTTCCTTGGATAAatgggttttttgcttgtttgggggggggcgtggctgcattcatggcatatggaagttcacaagcCAGGgcatgaatctgagccacagctgtgacttatgccacagcttcggcaataccaggtccttaacccactaagccacaggaggaactctggATAAATGACGTTTGACTGATACCTGAAGGGCAATAGTCAATTAGACAAAAGGTATGGGGGACAGGGGTGGCAAAACCATTGTGGCCAAAAGCATTTGTAAAGGTTCTGAGTCCTGAACAGTGATTAAGAACATGGGTTTTGGAGACAGTCTGCCTGGATTTGAGGCACCACTTACTAGCTGCATGACCTAGGGCAAGTTAACCAATCTCTCTCAGCTTCcacttttctcattttgaaatggggacaggagttcccgtcgtggcgcagtggttaacgaatccgactaggaaccatgaggttgcgggttcgatccctggccttgctcagtgggttaacgatccggcgttgtgggttaacgatccggcgttgccgtgagctgtggtgtaggttgcagacgtggctcggatcccgcgttgctgtggctctggcgtaggccggtggctacagctccgattcaacccctagcctgggaacctccatatgccgtgggagcggcccaagaaatagcaacaacaacaacaacagcaaaaaaagacaaaagacaaaagacaaaaaaaaaaaaaaaaaaaaaaaagaaatggggacaaTACAGGTATTTACCTTATTAACTTAGGattactgtgagaattaaatcaattaatgtaTACAAACAGCTTTGAACCATGTTTGCTACACAGTAAATCCTATGTAAATTCTgggaaatgaaataaagccaCTGTATTTGGAGTGTGAGAATGAGAAACTAAGCTCACGAGATTGGCCGGATATCAATTAAAAGGTTTTAAGCAGGGGAGTGACTATTATAATAAAACTTAACTGGTGAAATTTCTGCCTCTCCAGACCTCATCTTCCTTACTGCAGAAAGAACACAAAATGATCACATCAGCTCCTCCTTTCAAATTTCCAAAAGCTCCCCACTTTCTGCCTACATGACACACTTGGCAGCCTTTTTCTGTATCACTCCAATATACCTCTAGTCACACAGTTCACCAACTTTCCTTTCCAAACTATCTCCAACCATCAACACACATGCACTTTATTCTTCAACGTTACAAATGTCTCACTGTTCTCAACACTCTAGTACACCCTTGTTCTTTCCCCTGCAGTTCCTTTTCTCACTACTGATTGAAAATTCAGTACTATTACAGTTCAGAGCATTTTCACTTACAATTCAGCTTCTCTTTCGAACTGTGCTGAAATGACTGCATTCCTACGAAGTCTTCAGAAATTTGCAGTTGATGTGAACTTACATATCAATTCACATAgataatatttttccttcctaCTTCAAAGCTTGTTCCTTTCCTCTGAAAGCCCAACACTAAAACCCCAAATTCtcttcataaaaatggaaagttttgttttttttttaagagatactCCTTGGGTCAACCCAAAAGTCAGGATCACTCCATCAAGATCAACAGTGGAACCGAACCAAATATTAACCATCCTAGATGTCAGAATTAAAGGCATGGGTTCTTAACCAGAGGTCCATGGACTCCTCAGGGCTACAAGGTAGTCCTATGAAGCCCCTCAAATTGCATACAAGTATCTGTACATGCCTCTTTATGGGGAGAGGGTCCATACCTTTCATCAGAGTTTCAAAGGTATCTGTGACCTCCAAAAGGTTAAGAAGTGCTctagagaaaaagcaaagacaagCAATATATGATTAAAAGACTGACTCTTTTTTAGGCTGTCAGGACTGCCTCATGTTTCCTTAGACTATACTACCAGAAATCAGGTCAGAGGCTATTATCcaatcaaaatcaaatttaatacAGAACTGACGAATACAGTTTTTTATGGAAGGAGGAACTCCATAAATCAACACAAAATCCATAAAGTCAAGTCACAAGGCTGGTGACTTTATGGGTTTCAAAAATGTAACTAATATGAAGGAAATATTAGATCTCctattcatatttcctttttatccaaTTCATTCAAAAATTCCTTTCCTATTTTGTAACATAACAGTATAGTAGTACATAATTTATATAAGTACACAAATAATGGAGATGGTCACTCAACTCTGTTTACTTGTCATCCTATTAGGAGACCACTGATACAATCTGCACATTTCAGTACTAAGTTAACTAACTCCAAGATGACACAAAAGCTCACTAGTACAGCTTAGAATCCAAGAGTAAGAAATCTATCAACTTTCACAGGAAGACAAACTGGTGTCAACTAATCAGTGACTAAAAGGACCTCTCTCCACCCTTACTTTCcttacactttaaaaacaaaacaaaacaaaactcatcaaGCTTTAAAGAATCGGTTTTCAGCTTGGGCTAAATCAGCCTGGTTTGCCAAAGGTTCCCCAGGATGTGACCAAAATATGTGATGGGGAAACTACTTGTGAAGCACAAATGGACAACTAATCAAGATATTCTCTATTAATTCACCTTAAAAGAAACTACTCTTTTCTTCCAGGAAAATAATAATCTAAATACGAAAAAGCTATCAAGATTCCCAAGACCCAACTTAAAACGGCTTCTGTGATTGAGTGTCACCCAGTGGTGACACCAAGAGATGCAGGGTCCACCTGCGATATGAATTGGGACAGAGgtaaccctagccttggaaatattttcccaaaatatTACAGCTCTGAGTAAGCCATCTTCCAGGTgggatgtgggggtgggagggaggctggcagaCGGAGAACTGAGAGAACTCAAAACTTGTCAATCTGGAGTATCTGCCTTCACTACCTCTTTAGGTCTCCTAAAGTCCAGGGCTCTAAGGGGTTGGCCTATCTTCGGAGGCCTCTCCTCAGGTTTCAAAGTTCGCCCGGGGGCGTCCGACCACCTAAAACAAGGGGGTGGAAGCATTTTCTGGGTCAAGTTTGAGACCTAGCTAGAAACAGACCAAGTGCCATCATCTGCTACCGGGAATCTAAGCTTTGGACAACAGAAAAGCGCCAACCCAGGGAAGAAAAAGGGGTCTAGAGCCCGGCTCGGGGCCAAGAGGGGACCACTGACGTAATCCCGTCTGAAGAGAAACAAGAGAAGAGGTTGAAGGCACTTACACGACCCGGTGGGAGAAGTGTCGGACGACACAACGCTGGAGGAGGGAGCTGAAGTAACAAGTAAAGATACAGGAAAATCGTGAGGTGAAATGGGAAATCAGGGAAGGCGTAGTGGGAAAGGAGGAAGGCACAAAAGAACTACGGAGGGAGccaggaaaagaagtgaaagagCCTGAAAGGAGAATATTCAGGAAAAGGCGCAAGCCAGCCGGCAGAATTCGGCCTCCGGAAAAGTCCGACCCGGCCCTTCCCCCTTCCCGGTACCTTCAGCTTATGGAGCTCCACCGTCTCGGTCGCCATCTTGTTACCCCTCCACTCCGCCAGGCCCCCACCCGCTGCCTCCGCCTCCGGGCGCTCCCGCCTCGGCGCCGACAGCCAAGGCCAACCAATCGCTGTGGCTCTTACTCCCGCCTCCTACCATCAATTCTTCCCATTAGTCAAGAGCTGGCGTCGCCCTCACCCCTCCAAGCGGCTTTCTCCACCTCTCTCAAAAGGCGGAACGGGGAGTAGGGCGGGTTCGGCACTTTACGAAAGACGGAAATGGCGATCAATTGTGAGTCCGTATGGCAGACCGGCAGCCAATGGGTGGTAGCGGCGCTGACTCTGCTCCACCAATAGGGAGAGCGCAGATGGCCGGGGCGGCTGCTTCCTGGAGACCGCAGGTGTAGGAGGAAGAAGCAGAGCGCCCCGAGCCGGACGGGCTTCTGAATCTGGCAGGTAAGGGTTCTGAGAAATTAGAAATGGGTCCTAAGGAAAAATGGTGGGAGGCGGAGGAAGAaggaggccgggggtggggggtgaggggtgggtggCGGCGGCGAACTACAGACCGAGAGTGGAGTGCTGAAGACTACGCTGAGAGCCGAAGAAGAAAGCTGGGAGGAGCAAGGGGCGGGTTCAATACCAGAGTTTAGGGAATTATAGGTAGAGGGCGGAGAGAGCTGCTTGCTAACCAGGCGTCATCAACTTTACGGCTAGCACGATTTTAAAGGGCCAAGTTCAGACCATCAGGGCTCCCCCTGGAGTTGGGACCATCTCTCGAAACACTCAGCTCAGGTCTCTTCCAAATTCAGCGCCAAAGCCCTGGGCACATTCTTGCAGCACCCCACACTTGAAAGAAGGAATTGGGATGCCGCCTGCTTACATGCCAAAGACATGAGTGACAGGACGGGGCGAGCCCCAGAGGAAAAGATAGAGATTAGATTAGAAAAAGTAGCTTTACCCTCCCATCCCTCCTTAATGGTGGTTCCTTGGTTGTTTTCCATGATACTCTTTTACAATTTTGGGTGTACTGTAATGTCTTCATTGTTCCTTATTAACTTCTTAAGGAAAGTAATACCCGTCCCCAAGCCTGGGCTTACTCCAAGTTACATTTAAAGGGCTCAGAAGAAAGTTTACCATACTATGTCTCCAAGATGTAAAAAGGACTCTTCTTGCCTTGTAAATTTTTCCTCCCGagtcttcagtttttctttgtgcATGATGGGGAAGTCCTTTCATCCCCAGTACAATCCAGGGGATTTTGGCTCTTTAGGAGACAACTTGGAGGAACAGACGCAGAGGGGTTGAGAGGAGATTAAGTTGGACTCCTACCTGATCCCCCACTGTGGTAGGATGAATGTGGGGGTGGCACACAGCGAAGTAAACCCCAACACTCGAGTGATGAATAGTCGGGGCATCTGGCTGGCCTACATCATCTTGGTAGGACTGCTGCATGTGGTTCTACTCAGCATCCCCTTCTTCAGCATTCCTGTTGTCTGGACCCTGACCAACGTCATCCATAATTTGGTAAGCACTAAACCATGCCCTTTTACCCACTCTACGCCTTTCCCACTCAAAAACAAAATCACCAGTTATTTGGGATTTCTGTCTTCCTTTGGGGAACTTAGCATACATACTTCTTGGGCTGAAGACTACTTTCTGCCCTCCTCACACTTACCCCTTCCTCCTACCAGGCTATGTATGTTTTCCTACATACGGTGAAAGGGACACCCTTTGAGACTCCCGACCAAGGAAAGGCTCGGCTACTTACACACTGGGAACAGATGGACTACGGGCTCCAATTTACCTCTTCCCGCAAATTCCTCAGCATCTCTCCTATTGTACTGTGAGTCCAGGGGGAGATATGGGAGATGGTTTAAGAGCCTGGTACAAAGGCCCAcagggaagctttaaaaaaagcagactacacggagttcctgtcgtggcatggtggaaacgaatccgactaggaaccatgaggttgcaggttcgatccctgactttgctcagtgggtcaaggatccggcattgccgtgagctgtggtgtaggtcacagatgcagttcggatcccatgttgctgtggctctggcgtaggccagtggctacagctccaattagacacctagcctgggaacctccatatgcctcgggtgcgaccctagaaaagacaaaaagacaaaaaaaaaaaaaaaaaaaaaaacaacctaatttaTAAAAGTTGCTGATTATCTCCCCGATCCCAAAGTAAATATTGTTATAGCTGGAAAATTTTCAGATATCCTAGGACTATGTGCAGTAAAattgatcatttaaaataaagtggCTGGAAAGGCCTGAATATGGATAGGGAAGGCCAACTTCACTTAACTTAATTTCTTCTCTCCCCAGCTACCTCCTGGCCAGCTTCTACACCAAGTATGATGCTGCTCACTTCCTCATCAATACAGTCTCATTGCTCAGCGTACTGCTGCCTAAGTTGCCCCAATTCCATGGGGTTCGCCTCTTTGGCATCAACAAATACTGAGGGATGGTCTGGGAACATTGGAACAAAGGGTTGtaacttctctcctttctccaaaCTGTCTTTGGTATCCTGAAACCCTGAGAACTATACAACCTTTCCCATACTCCTACTGGAAACTCTAACTTTTCCCAAGTTTTTGTTGGAAAATGGGGTTCTCTGAGCCTAGCCCTGCTAGGAGCAGGATTTCTTTGAATCAGGAAAGACAGGTGAGGTAAGGGCCAAATCACTCTCCTGCACAGCAGGAAACCATGTTTGGGCAGCTTTTTCGTTGTGTTTCCGTATCATCCACTCCCACTACCTTCCAGCTCTGTTTTGCTATGTATTTCTTCTAATAAAGGtaattttttcatatatggctaCAGTTTGGTTCACAGGAAGGGTGGAGAGATGTCTTCATAAGGCTAGGGAAGAAAGATGCAACAATGACCTAACTTGAACTACAAAATTTctccaaggtattttttttaccCCCTTTCCCTTGGTCCAATAGGAGGTGCCCTTTGCTCTCAGCTAACACAGGCAGGGAAAGgttcttaagtgaaaaaaaggGCTCCAGCTATATGggcaaagaagagagggaagataGAGGTTGCCAGTTATGTATTTATAGAAAGATAATCCCCTGGCTTTAAATAGATATGTACATACAAATatgaacaaacttaaaaaaatacaaaccctTGGATCATATGGGGGCTGCTGGGAGCCCCTTTATCCTTTCCCCTCACCCAAGGGAAGAGGGCatgaatctgctttttaaaaattattagttttGGCCATTCCTGCAACAACAAGCACAAAGTTGGGTGATTTCCCACACAGTGACCATCCCCACTCTCTGAACTCTATCTCCTCTAATCAGGGTTACatgctttcttgttctttttactAGTATACTGGGGCAAAGAGTGGGCTCCCTCCTGAAATGGATCCAGAAATAAGATAGACTccatagcttaaaaaaaaagaggggaaagtgTCGTCTGCTGTAGAAGCCAGAGACAAGACAAAGGCATACAGACTCCAGGGAAATACCCAGTTCCCACACTACTATGGGAGATACTGTCCCGCCCAGGTCCGGGCCCTAGGCTCTCTGCTCTAGCCGCCCCCTATTTCTTTGGTATTGTCAGAAGACAAGATTCAGTTCCTGGGTgctggtggaggagggagagtggTTCCAGGGCTTCCTACCATTACTGAGTGAACAATTTGAGcttaaaattttcccttttttaaatatttaaaaataaacaaatcaaaactCCATCCGGTGCTGTACACAGCCCTTTTGACTCCCTGACATTGATTTGAGGAAAGAGAAGGGTGTCAACGTTGGAAGGGCCTCCTCACTTTCTTCCGCCGCTTCGGTTTAGCTTCTCCCTTGGGTACTGTGCTGTTGGGCTTGGAGGCTGCAGTGGCCCCAGAGCCTGGCTGAGGCCCTGCAAAGAAGTTCCCATTGGACATCTGGCCTGGGGGTACTTGAAAGATCCGGCTCAGGAAATCTTGAAGGTCAGCAGGAGGGGCATCAGGGGTAGctctgagaagaaaacagaagacatGATGAGGATACTGGAGTCAAACTTACCTATTTAAAGATACACTAAATCAGTTTTCAAGCAAATCTCTTTAAAGGGTGACAGACATACATGTTCTATACAGCatgtcatttggttttttttggggggggaggggggtcttggttgccccatggcatatgaggttcccaggccagggatcagatctgagccacggttgcaacctacactgcagctgtggcaaagccaaggccaggaactgaacttaTATCCAAGGGCTCCAGAGCgctcccgctgtgccacagcagcaactcccagCATGTCATTTGGAACCATATTCAGAACTcagagttccctgtgatgtaaaaggttaaagatctggcattgtcactgcatcagctctGGTCACCACTGTGACATGGCTTtgaactctggcccaggaacttccatgtgccataggtgtggccaaaaaaaagaaaatcgtggatAAATCATTGAAAGAAATACCACCTACCTCTGACGCCCACTGGTGCCTGGCATCCTCGAACCAAATGAGATGTGATAGGGGACTCTGTGAGTATCTGGGGATATCCCCACACGCTGGCATCCAGCCCACTCTGCAAGCATGAGAGATAATTAGCCAAAAATGCCACAGTTTTAAAGTTATATGAGCCCATACTTTTAGAGAACAGAAGTATACCTGTGATGTCATACACCTTTCCATCCATCAGTGCAAAGTAGGTGATCTTGAGGCCAAACATGCTTGACTCTGCCCAAAAGTCTCCTTCCTCAGCGGGATGCAGCCTCTTACACTCAGCACAGTATCTGGCATTCTTAGGTTCCCGGTCCATTTCAAACCTCCTGCAACCCAACAAAAAGGACAGTTCCTTAATTTGTcaaccacacctgaggcattgcCATAGACTCATCTTTACTGACAGACATAGCTGCAACATCTAAAATTCACTCACTTGTTACATACGCCTACACACAACCTACCCTCAACCttctactgtctttttttttttttgctttttaaggccgcacccgtggcatatggagattcccaggctaggggtccaattagagttACAACTGcccgcctacactacagccacagcaacgccagatcttagctgtgtctgcaacctacaccacagctcagggcaatgctggatctttaacccactaagtgaggccagggatcaaacctgcgtccttatggatgctagtcagattcttttccactgagccacaatgggaactccccttctacTATGTTAAAGCCAGAGACATTACCTTTTTCTTCTTGCTAGTTCAAATCCCCAGTCTCTTGAAAAATATGGCAAGAAACCTTGGGGTCTTTTTATTCACCACCTGCATCCCACAACTGCCACTAATACTCACAAGGAAGGTTTTTGGCTACCCTTCCCTAAGCTGTGGCTATCCTACGCCTGCCTTATTTCATACCTATGCTTTCCCTGGCATCGGCTGCACATCATAGTATTCATTGCCTCTTTAAGGTCA
Above is a window of Sus scrofa isolate TJ Tabasco breed Duroc chromosome 5, Sscrofa11.1, whole genome shotgun sequence DNA encoding:
- the ORMDL2 gene encoding ORM1-like protein 2 is translated as MNVGVAHSEVNPNTRVMNSRGIWLAYIILVGLLHVVLLSIPFFSIPVVWTLTNVIHNLAMYVFLHTVKGTPFETPDQGKARLLTHWEQMDYGLQFTSSRKFLSISPIVLYLLASFYTKYDAAHFLINTVSLLSVLLPKLPQFHGVRLFGINKY